The Oryzias latipes chromosome 16, ASM223467v1 genome includes a region encoding these proteins:
- the aldh5a1 gene encoding succinate-semialdehyde dehydrogenase, mitochondrial, with product MSALSLQRSGRLSAATQRLYSLNAAAPLLRTRAYVDGQWVSAADAFPVLDPATGRELARVSDCGPEEAKRAVHAAYTAFHAWKRVTAKERSVLLRRWFDLLTQHKEELAKIITFESGKPMRESVGEVAYSASFLEWFSEEARRIYGDIVPASATDRKLLLLKQPVGVASIITPWNFPSAMITRKVGAALAAGCTVVVKPAEDTPLSALALAELAEKAGIPAGVFNVVPCSREKTPSVGQVLCTDPLVAKISFTGSTATGKLLLKMAADTVKRVSMELGGHAPFIVFDSADVDKAVGGAMASKFRNSGQTCVCSNRFLVQSGIYQLFLDKLGRAMDAELRLGHGSEPDTTQGPLINARAAEKVAHQISDAVSHGAKVLRGGKRLEGSFMEPTLLADVSTEMLCTREETFGPLLPVIRFETEEEAVAVANSANVGLAGYFYSQDVSQIWRVAEALEVGMVGVNEGLLSAPEAPFGGVKQSGLGREGSKYGVDEYLEVKYMCFGGLKP from the exons ATGTCGGCGCTGAGCCTGCAGAGGAGCGGCCGTCTGTCCGCCGCCACGCAGCGGCTCTACAGTCTTAACGCGGCCGCACCGCTGCTGCGCACGCGCGCGTACGTGGACGGCCAGTGGGTTTCCGCGGCGGACGCGTTCCCGGTCCTGGACCCGGCCACCGGGCGCGAGCTGGCCCGGGTATCTGACTGCGGGCCAGAGGAGGCCAAGCGGGCCGTGCACGCCGCTTACACGGCTTTTCACGCGTGGAAACGGGTGACTGCAAAG GAGAGGAGCGTCCTGCTGAGGAGGTGGTTCGACCTGCTGACGCAGCACAAAGAGGAGCTCGCCAAGATCATCACCTTTGAGAGC ggtAAGCCCATGAGGGAGTCCGTTGGGGAGGTGGCGTACTCCGCGTCTTTCCTGGAGTGGTTCTCTGAGGAGGCGCGCCGCATTTATGGGGACATTGTTCCAGCTTCTGCCACAGACCGGAAGCTCCTCCTCCTTAAACAGCCAGTGGGTGTGGCCTCCATCATCACACCG TGGAACTTTCCCAGCGCCATGATCACTCGGAAGGTGGGCGCGGCTCTGGCTGCCGGCTGCACGGTGGTGGTCAAACCGGCCGAGGACACGCCGCTGTCTGCGCTGGCTCTGGCAGAG CTGGCAGAGAAGGCGGGGATCCCCGCCGGCGTCTTCAACGTGGTTCCCTGCTCCAGAGAGAAGACCCCCTCCGTGGGGCAGGTCCTCTGCACCGACCCGCTGGTGGCAAAGATCTCCTTCACCGGGTCCACGGCCACAGGGAAG ctgctgctgaaaatggCGGCTGACACGGTAAAGAGAGTTTCGATGGAGCTCGGTGGCCACGCCCCCTTCATCGTCTTTGACAGCGCTGACGTTGACAAAGCAGTGGGCGGAGCCATGGCCTCCAAGTTCAGGAACTCTGGCCAG ACGTGCGTCTGCTCCAACCGCTTCCTGGTGCAGTCTGGGATCTACCAGCTCTTCCTGGACAAGCTGGGCCGCGCCATGGACGCCGAGCTCCGCCTGGGTCACGGTTCGGAGCCGGACACCACGCAGGGGCCGCTCATCAACGCCAGGGCGGCGGAGAAG GTGGCCCATCAAATATCCGACGCCGTGTCCCACGGCGCCAAAGTGCTGAGAGGCGGGAAGCGCCTGGAGGGGTCCTTCATGGAGCCGACTCTGCTGGCCGACGTCTCCACGGAGATGCTGTGCACCAGGGAGGAGACGTTTGGACCGCTGCTTCCTGTCATCAG GTTTGAGACGGAGGAGGAGGCGGTGGCCGTGGCGAACTCTGCCAACGTGGGGCTGGCAG GTTATTTCTACTCGCAGGACGTGAGTCAGATCTGGAGGGTGGCGGAGGCGTTGGAGGTTGGGATGGTGGGGGTGAACGAGGGGCTCCTGTCCGCCCCCGAGGCCCCCTTCGGCGGGGTCAAACAGTCTGGGTTGGGTCGTGAAGGGTCCAAGTACGGCGTGGACGAGTATCTGGAGGTGAAGTACATGTGCTTCGGAGGCCTGAAACCCTGA